The following coding sequences lie in one Magnetospirillum sp. WYHS-4 genomic window:
- a CDS encoding energy-coupling factor ABC transporter ATP-binding protein encodes MSLFSLSGLGFSYDSGRPVLAGLDFALAAGERVAVVGANGTGKTTLLHLMVGLLHPQAGTVTAFGRERRSEEDFIEVRARAGLLFQDPDDQLFCPTVAEDVAFGPLNLGLGRAEAARRVDETLEALGIPEFRDRVAIRLSGGEKRLVTLATVLSMRPEVLLLDEPSNALDEKALERLLAILEGLPQAMVMVSHDRRVVDRLATRRVELRHGKFIVP; translated from the coding sequence GTGAGCCTGTTTTCCCTTTCCGGTCTGGGCTTCTCCTATGACTCCGGCCGGCCGGTGCTGGCCGGCCTCGATTTTGCCCTGGCAGCGGGAGAACGGGTGGCGGTGGTGGGGGCCAACGGCACCGGCAAGACCACCTTGCTGCACTTGATGGTGGGCCTGCTGCATCCCCAGGCGGGAACGGTGACGGCCTTCGGGCGGGAGCGGCGGTCCGAGGAGGATTTCATCGAGGTGCGCGCCCGCGCCGGCCTGCTGTTCCAGGACCCCGACGACCAGTTGTTCTGCCCGACGGTTGCCGAGGACGTGGCTTTCGGACCGCTCAACCTGGGCCTGGGGCGTGCCGAGGCGGCGCGGCGGGTGGACGAGACCCTGGAGGCCCTGGGCATCCCGGAGTTCCGTGACCGGGTGGCGATCCGCCTTTCGGGGGGCGAGAAGCGGCTGGTCACCCTGGCGACCGTGCTGTCCATGCGGCCCGAGGTCCTGTTGCTGGACGAGCCCTCCAACGCATTGGACGAGAAGGCGCTGGAGCGGCTGTTGGCCATTCTGGAGGGATTGCCCCAGGCCATGGTGATGGTCTCTCACGACCGGCGCGTGGTCGATCGACTGGCGACGCGCCGGGTCGAACTGCGTCATGGAAAGTTCATCGTGCCTTAA